The Anaerohalosphaeraceae bacterium genome contains the following window.
TCGAAAAAGATTTCGCCCCGGGTATCCAGCAAATCGGCATTTCGGGGTTGAATCATCAAACCCTTATCGGCCCACTGAAGCGCCTCCTGCAGCTGCTTATTCTGAGAAAACAGAATCCAGGCCAGGTTATTCATTGCCGCTGCACGGTCTGCTTCTTCCGTCAGACTGTTTTGCATCAGAAGGACGCGATAAAGTTGTTCTGCAGATTTATACTGCTGCCAATAATGATAGAGTTTCGCCTGAGACAGCATCAGCTGCGGATGATTGGGGTGGCGTTCCAGCAGTGAACGCAGGCATTCGGCGGCGGTTTCGCGTCCCTTCGGGTCTTCCTCCAGCCCCAACTGAAGACAAATGCGGGCGGCGGCATCCAGGCATTTCGGAGAATAACCTGAATACTTTTCAAGCAGCTCCTGCACTGCCGACCGCTGCTGGTCTCTGAGCAAAAGCGCTGCCCAGCGATGGAAAACGCCGCTGGGCTCCGAATTCTCTTTCATTTCATTCTCGAACAGCTGCCAGGCCTGCTCTTTGCGACCGGTTTGATACAGAAGATGCAGATAAAGAATCCGGAAGGCGGGATTCCCTTTTTCCCGTATCTCTCTGCGGGATTCCAAAACGCTTTCAGCCTCCTGAAAACGTTCGGTTCGAATGCACAGTTCCGCATACAAGGCCGCCACTCGTTCCTCGTTCGGAAACCGCTTATACAAATCCTGCAGAGTCGGCAGGGCCAAATGTCCGCCTCGCATCGCCTCCAGACGGGCTTTCTGCAGCAGAAGAGTGCTGCTTTCCGGGAAGAATTCCAGCCCCTTCAGAAGGCTGTCCAGAGCCCGGCCGGTCTGTCCGTTTCGCATGTACCATTCTGCCAGGGCAGCCCATCCTGCCTCGATTCGCGGGTAGTCATTCAGCAGACTGTGCAGAATTCTCTCGCCTTCATCCGCTGCGGCGGTTGTGTTTTCCGACAAGAGCATCTGGGCCTTCAGCAGCAGGACGGAAGGATCCTTCGGTTCTGCCGCCAGATATTTTTCGATGAGGGCTTCGAGGGCCTTTCGGCGCTGAGGAGCCCGGGCATAGATCAAGACGGCTTTGCGAAGAACCGCCGGGTCCTCCGGATACAGGCGAAGGGCTTCTTCCATCGTCTCGACAGCGGCATCCGTCCGATTCAGATTCACAAGCAAATCTGCGGCAAGCAGAAAACTGTCCCGGGACGATTCCGAAAGGCGCAGCATGGTTTTGATATCCTCCTGCGCTTGTTCCGTCAGACCGATTTGAGTCCGAACCATCGCCCGCAATGCATACAAACGGGGCTCAGAGGGCTTGACCGTCAGGGCCTCATCGCAAATCTGAACGGCCTGGTCGGTTTCTTTTCGGCGCATCGCCAGTTCCACACGGGCCGCGATAACCGGCAGCGAATGGGGTTGGGCTTCCTGAAGCGAACGAAGAATCTCTTCGGCCTCCGAAAGCTGATTTTGATAAAGATGCATCAAAGCCAGCGATAATTTGAGATTCTGGTCGTTGGGGTTTTTCGCAATCATGTCCTGAAGAATTTCCGCGGCGTTCCCGAACCGGCCCTGCTGAAGAAGCCGCTGAACCTCCAAATGCGTCAGCCGCGGGTCCCGCAGCCCCCGTCGGGCCGCCTGCTGAAGCACTATCTCCGCCGCTCGATATTCCTGAGCTCGATACATAGCCGACACGGCCGAAACAATCAATTCGAGGTTATCCATGTCTTTGGCAAGGGCGTTTTGATATTCCTGGACGGCCAGCGCCAGATTGCCGGAGGCCTCATAAACAGAAGCCAGCAGGATTCGGCTGTCTATGTCTTCCGGATAACTGCGGAGCACGGCATTCAGAAGCGAAACAATTTGCGGATAATCCCGCCGAATCTGACCTCGCTCAAAGAGCAGTCGGGCCTGTTCATACCGCCACTGCCGTCCCTGTTCCCCTTCTGCGTTTTTGATTTCTTCAATCCATTTGCGGAGCTGCTCCGGCTCTGCCGTTCGGCGTGTCCATTCGAGCAAACGCCGGCGAAGCGAAATGTCGGCCGGATACTGTTTGGCCAAATCGGCAAGAACCGCCGCCGCTTCCTGGACCTGCCCTTTCAGGAAGAGCACTTCCGCCCGCCAGACAGCCAAAACTTTTCGCTGTTCGGGGGAGAAGGGTTCCGGAGAGACAGCATCCAGAAATGCTGCCGCCTGTTCAAATTCGCTGGTTTGGACAGCAGAAACGACCCATTTTTGAATCGGCTCGAGCGAAGCTGGATAGTCCCGGCGGAGCTCTTCCAAAATCTGCCGAGCCGGCCCGTGGTGCCCCTGCCTGCGCAAAAGGTCGCTTTCCAGAAGTCGAACCCGGAGTGTCTGGCCTTCCTGTTTCTTCAGATTCTCCAATTGTGTTTGAGCCTCCTCCAGCCGACCTGTTTCAGTCCAGAAACTGATTTGCTCTGCCAGGAAAGAAGGGTCTCGGCGGGCCAGTTCCTGACTTTCCTGAATCAGCCGGGCCTGCTCAGCCTGATTCGGCGGGTTCTGTGATGTCTGCATCTGCCGAAGCCGAACGGTCAGCCAAATTCTGCGATAGTCCTGATTGTCCGGCTGTTTGCGCAAAGCCCTCTGGATATGGTCAGCCGCTTCGGCCAATCGTCCTTCCTTCAGAGACCACCGCGCCAGCAGAGCATGGGCTTCCGCATGTTCGGGAAAACGCAGAAGAAGCCCGCGAAGCTGCTGGACAGCCGCCAAGGGGTCTCCCGCTTCCATGAGGGCCTGTGCCAGACGCATCGAGGCATCCGGCGAGGCGGAAGCCGCCGACAATTTTCGCCAAATCGCCAAAGCAGTCGGCCAATCCCCCTTGGTTTGTGCCAGAAGCCCCTGCAGATACGCAACGGTCTCCGGTTCTTCCTTTCGTTCGGTCATCAGCCGGATGATGCTTTCCGCCTGGTCCCAGCGGCGTGCCTGAATGAAAAGTTCCGCCGCAGTTACCAGAAAATCATAGGAATCCGGCTGTAGCGCCGCTATGCCCTCCTGGGCCACCCGAACCATTTCGTCCGTGCGGCCGCTCCGTACGGCCCATTGTGCCCACAAAAGCCAGACCGTCAGGTCATCGGACTGTTCCGACTGCAAGCTGGTCAACAGCCGCTCTGTTTCCTCCAGCCGTCCGGCTGTCAGACATACAGAAGCCAGCTGCAGTTTTTGCGGACGGGTTTGGAATGGAAGAGTTTTCGCCTTTTCAATATCGGCCTGAGCTTCATCCGCCTGCTGGTTTTGAAGATGATACTGAGCCCGATACAGATAAGCCGACGGCTCGTTTGAATTAGCCTCCACGGCAGCATTCAGCCATTCCAGCGGGGTTTTGTCGGATAAGTCCGGGTTTTGCTGGCTCAAACGGGCCATAAGCAGGTAAGCCTGCAGACAGTCTGGATGCCGCTCCAGAATCTGCTGGAGTCTTTGCCGAGCGGGAATCATTTGGCCTCGCTGCATCATAGCCTGTGCGGCATAACAAGCAATTTCGGGATGGTCCTGCCGCTCCAGAAAGGCCTCGGCCAGCCGCTGGGCCTCTGCGGGGTCGGTCCGGACATAAAATTCAATCAGCCGGCGGGATACATCCGGGTTGTCCCCCAGACGAAGAATCTGATGATAAGCCCGCAGGGCCTGCTCGATGTATCCCTTCGTCAGAGGACGGCGATTCATCTGGGCCTCTGCGTATTTGATCAGGATTGCCGTATCCTGTTTGGGCTGAATCGCCGCCAGATACTGCCCGAGATAGACGGCTGCCGCATCCCAGTCTTTTTTCTCAAAGGCCGCCAGACCCCGCTCCAGACCCCGATGAGCCCGCAGGTGTTTGTTCCAATACCACAATCCGCCCACGGTCAGCGTACCGGCTGCCAGGGCAAAGAGCACGACGACCAAAAACGCCCAGTTGATTCGACCGAATCTGTATTGCATTCAAACTCCCTTCTGTGATGCCAATCCTGATTTTGATTATCCAAACTGGTCCAAAAAAGAAAGAATCAGCTTGCGTGCGGTCAACAGACAAATCTTCAGGTCCATGCCCAGCGACAATTTCCGGACATATTCCATATCATAGTAAATCCATTCCTGAAAATCGCGGCCCGGCCGACGGGTTCGGCTGACCTGCCAGAGGCCGGTAATTCCCGGGCGAACGGAAAGACGAGCCTGACGCCACGGAGGGCAATATTCATTTTCATTTTCCGGAGAAGGGCGCGGCCCCGCCACACTCATTTGGCCGAGCAGAACATTTAAAAACTGCGGCAGTTCATCGATGCATGTATCCCGCAGAAATTTGCCGATGGGGCTGGTTCGCGGGTCATCGTCCATCTTAAACTGCGGACCGTCCACCTGATTGACCATACGAAGTTGGTCCTGAAGGGACTCGGCTCCGACAATCATCGTCCGAAACTTCAGACAGGAAAACTCTCTGCCGTGCAGGCCCTGACGGCGTGCCCGGAAAAAGACAGGGCCCGGCGAGGTCAGTTTGACCGCCAGCGCAATCAGCGGAAAAAACGGCAAAAATAATCCCAGCACGAGAAGAGAAATCAGGATATCCACCAGGCGTTTGCCGAAACGCGGATACGAAAGGAGCGGCCATTCCCGAAATGCTTTTTCAGAACGGCTCCAACCATCGGAACAGAAATTCAGACGGGTCTTCCATTCCTGGTGCGGCTGGCGCCACCATGCGACGTGGTGAACAGGCTTTCCGGGGGGCACACAAACCGACGGCCCCAGCAGGACTCCCTGAAGAACGGCGCCGTCGCCGACCTCTGCCCGGTCACAGAGGATTGCCGGAGCCGCAATCACAGCCCCCTGCCCCAAACGGACCTCTCTGCCGATATGAATGATTCCTTTGAGGGTCGTCCTTCCCGAACCATCTGCCTTTGCTGCGGATTCCGAACGGCAGGTTTGGCTGAATCGAAGCAGGGCTGCTAATCCGGTTGTGGAAAAAAGATCGAACCGCCTGCCGCCGATACGAAGCCGGAGGATTCGGCCGCCGACTGATTCGGCATATTCCGCAAAAGAAGCCGTCGGTTTTCTGAGCAAAGCACTTAAAAGTTTCTCGAATTTTTCGGCCCTGCAGCAGAAGAAATCCGGCCAGTCCGCTGAGGGAAAATCCGGTTCGTATACGGGCTGATAGGAGCGGCGGAAACCGACGATGCGACCGTCTCTTGTCAGACGAACCTGCTCCCGGCCGGCATCCAGTGAAGGGTCGATGCGGAAAACCGCTATATCACAATCCAGAGAACAAAGAACCGCCTCAAGATTTGCTCTGTCCACCTTCGACAGGACGGCTCCGTTCGCAAGAATCACCCACTCGGTTTTGGGTACGGAAAGATGAGCCGAGCCGCTGATCCCTTCGGGAGGATAAAAAAAGACCTCTTTATCCCGCTCCAGGTCCTGGGTTCTGGCGGATTCCGGCAGCCAAAATCGGCAGGGTTTCTGCAGAGCACCGGCCTTCAGCATATCCAGCAGAAGCCGATTGGCCGGATACGCCGTTAGCAGCTGCGGCCCCAAAGAGGCGGATGAACCGCAAAAATGTTCAGACCCAAACCAGAAAACCTGCATGAAACGCTCCCCTCTTCGTTTGTTCAGGACAGCTGATTCGGATTCGGAGGAAACGTCTGCGTATCCGAGGACTCCTGCGAAGCCGTCAAAAACAGGTCGGGGTTTTTCTTGCGGTGCTTTCGGCCCTTCTGACCGTAGGCGTATCCGTATCCGTAGGAGCGGTAGCCCTGCTCGGCTTTCACATTATTGACAACCGTTCCGATGACCTTGGCCCCCACCTGCCGCAGTCTGGACAAGGCCTCCTGGATATCCGGCTGCGAGGTCCGTCCCAAAAACGTAGTCAGAATGACGGCATCGGCATACCGAGACAGCACCAGTGCATCCGCAAAAGCCAGAACCGGCGGGGAATCAATCAAAATAACATCGAAAGAATCCCGCAGGGTACGGAGCCGTTCGCCGCTTTGCGGATGAGCCAGCAAGTC
Protein-coding sequences here:
- a CDS encoding tetratricopeptide repeat protein; protein product: MQYRFGRINWAFLVVVLFALAAGTLTVGGLWYWNKHLRAHRGLERGLAAFEKKDWDAAAVYLGQYLAAIQPKQDTAILIKYAEAQMNRRPLTKGYIEQALRAYHQILRLGDNPDVSRRLIEFYVRTDPAEAQRLAEAFLERQDHPEIACYAAQAMMQRGQMIPARQRLQQILERHPDCLQAYLLMARLSQQNPDLSDKTPLEWLNAAVEANSNEPSAYLYRAQYHLQNQQADEAQADIEKAKTLPFQTRPQKLQLASVCLTAGRLEETERLLTSLQSEQSDDLTVWLLWAQWAVRSGRTDEMVRVAQEGIAALQPDSYDFLVTAAELFIQARRWDQAESIIRLMTERKEEPETVAYLQGLLAQTKGDWPTALAIWRKLSAASASPDASMRLAQALMEAGDPLAAVQQLRGLLLRFPEHAEAHALLARWSLKEGRLAEAADHIQRALRKQPDNQDYRRIWLTVRLRQMQTSQNPPNQAEQARLIQESQELARRDPSFLAEQISFWTETGRLEEAQTQLENLKKQEGQTLRVRLLESDLLRRQGHHGPARQILEELRRDYPASLEPIQKWVVSAVQTSEFEQAAAFLDAVSPEPFSPEQRKVLAVWRAEVLFLKGQVQEAAAVLADLAKQYPADISLRRRLLEWTRRTAEPEQLRKWIEEIKNAEGEQGRQWRYEQARLLFERGQIRRDYPQIVSLLNAVLRSYPEDIDSRILLASVYEASGNLALAVQEYQNALAKDMDNLELIVSAVSAMYRAQEYRAAEIVLQQAARRGLRDPRLTHLEVQRLLQQGRFGNAAEILQDMIAKNPNDQNLKLSLALMHLYQNQLSEAEEILRSLQEAQPHSLPVIAARVELAMRRKETDQAVQICDEALTVKPSEPRLYALRAMVRTQIGLTEQAQEDIKTMLRLSESSRDSFLLAADLLVNLNRTDAAVETMEEALRLYPEDPAVLRKAVLIYARAPQRRKALEALIEKYLAAEPKDPSVLLLKAQMLLSENTTAAADEGERILHSLLNDYPRIEAGWAALAEWYMRNGQTGRALDSLLKGLEFFPESSTLLLQKARLEAMRGGHLALPTLQDLYKRFPNEERVAALYAELCIRTERFQEAESVLESRREIREKGNPAFRILYLHLLYQTGRKEQAWQLFENEMKENSEPSGVFHRWAALLLRDQQRSAVQELLEKYSGYSPKCLDAAARICLQLGLEEDPKGRETAAECLRSLLERHPNHPQLMLSQAKLYHYWQQYKSAEQLYRVLLMQNSLTEEADRAAAMNNLAWILFSQNKQLQEALQWADKGLMIQPRNADLLDTRGEIFFEMGQLAKAREDFEQSLKNAPPYSPERVKTGYRLVKTLLAMNGKQQAARWAAEVWRWNQSNPVLDKEQMEELQNLLNQ
- a CDS encoding sugar transferase: MQVFWFGSEHFCGSSASLGPQLLTAYPANRLLLDMLKAGALQKPCRFWLPESARTQDLERDKEVFFYPPEGISGSAHLSVPKTEWVILANGAVLSKVDRANLEAVLCSLDCDIAVFRIDPSLDAGREQVRLTRDGRIVGFRRSYQPVYEPDFPSADWPDFFCCRAEKFEKLLSALLRKPTASFAEYAESVGGRILRLRIGGRRFDLFSTTGLAALLRFSQTCRSESAAKADGSGRTTLKGIIHIGREVRLGQGAVIAAPAILCDRAEVGDGAVLQGVLLGPSVCVPPGKPVHHVAWWRQPHQEWKTRLNFCSDGWSRSEKAFREWPLLSYPRFGKRLVDILISLLVLGLFLPFFPLIALAVKLTSPGPVFFRARRQGLHGREFSCLKFRTMIVGAESLQDQLRMVNQVDGPQFKMDDDPRTSPIGKFLRDTCIDELPQFLNVLLGQMSVAGPRPSPENENEYCPPWRQARLSVRPGITGLWQVSRTRRPGRDFQEWIYYDMEYVRKLSLGMDLKICLLTARKLILSFLDQFG